In Solidesulfovibrio sp., one DNA window encodes the following:
- a CDS encoding HAMP domain-containing sensor histidine kinase → MSAAPDQTCFAPAERAPSAEIEQQYAILSGHEIPVVLNAIPVISMVLNRCRQVVFGNRKFADVIGVADIREALGKRPGEAFRCVHAAAAPSGCGTGEFCAHCGAVRSILLGLAGRDNIQECNINRDHDGKVEALDLRVSSSPFLLDEERFLIFSITDVSHEKRRRALERIFFHDMLNTVGGLQGLMEFLAEEVPGDLRPDAQLIHKAMVQLADEITYQKQLLAAETNELETNFAPLSSNDILELVEATFQNAEQARSKRIDVRNACQDVLVTTDPVLLRRVLGNMVKNALEATAPGGVVTLGCDAAGQTVRFWVGNDAVIPRGVRMRIFNRSFSTKGVGRGLGTYSIKLLTERYLGGTADFRSATGEGTTFWVRLPLSPVA, encoded by the coding sequence ATGTCCGCCGCCCCAGACCAAACCTGCTTCGCTCCGGCCGAACGGGCCCCGAGCGCCGAGATCGAACAGCAGTACGCGATCCTTTCCGGCCACGAGATCCCGGTGGTGTTAAACGCCATCCCGGTGATTTCCATGGTGCTCAACCGCTGCCGCCAGGTGGTCTTCGGCAACCGCAAGTTCGCCGACGTCATCGGCGTGGCCGACATCCGCGAGGCCCTGGGCAAGCGGCCCGGGGAGGCCTTTCGCTGCGTGCACGCGGCCGCGGCGCCAAGCGGCTGCGGCACCGGGGAATTCTGCGCCCACTGCGGCGCGGTGCGCTCCATACTGCTGGGGCTGGCCGGCCGGGACAACATCCAGGAGTGCAACATCAACCGCGACCACGACGGCAAGGTCGAAGCGCTCGACCTGCGGGTGTCCTCCTCTCCCTTCCTCCTCGACGAAGAACGGTTCCTGATCTTTTCCATCACCGACGTCAGCCACGAAAAACGCCGCCGCGCCCTGGAGCGCATCTTCTTCCACGACATGCTCAACACCGTGGGCGGCCTGCAAGGCCTCATGGAATTCCTGGCCGAGGAGGTCCCCGGCGACCTGCGCCCCGACGCCCAGCTCATCCACAAGGCCATGGTCCAGCTGGCCGACGAGATCACCTACCAGAAGCAGCTGCTCGCCGCCGAAACCAACGAACTGGAAACCAATTTCGCCCCCCTGTCCTCCAACGACATCCTGGAGCTGGTGGAAGCCACCTTCCAAAACGCCGAACAGGCCCGCAGCAAACGGATCGACGTGCGAAACGCCTGCCAGGACGTGCTGGTGACCACCGACCCGGTGCTGCTGCGCCGGGTGCTCGGCAACATGGTCAAAAACGCCCTGGAAGCCACGGCCCCGGGGGGCGTGGTGACGCTCGGCTGCGACGCCGCCGGGCAGACCGTGCGCTTCTGGGTGGGAAACGACGCCGTCATCCCGCGCGGCGTGCGCATGCGCATCTTCAACCGCTCCTTTTCCACCAAGGGCGTGGGCCGGGGACTCGGCACCTACAGCATCAAGCTTTTGACCGAGCGTTACCTGGGCGGCACGGCGGATTTCCGTTCCGCGACCGGGGAAGGGACCACTTTCTGGGTGCGCCTGCCCCTGTCCCCGGTCGCCTGA